The DNA segment ATGCACACATCAGCTACAGAGTGACAAACGTCTTGCAACATTACAACAGTATCCTGCCTTATATCCCGGGCCCCCAGAAGAAAAAAGACCTTGTTTGGAAAACCTAATCTCAGTATAACAATTAATCTTCCCAGGCAGACAAGTTGGAGCTTTTCCGtctttctgaatctgccctttgtgtgtcaagtttatttaccggtcattctatcttagctgaaaaaaaacacatcttgtCTCTTtggctatggtctcgacctgctatgataaacacagctctggacaactgtttctgtcagacttTGTGCAAAGACAAACAGTCGTCTTCTCCTTTAGGGAGGACACACAAAGAGATATTCAAAAGTCATACACCTTGAAAAGCATTGTGAAtaattaaatgactaatcaaCACATTTATATTATAGGACATGTGAAATCATGCTAAAAAGTACTTTTCCCATTACAGTAGGCCCTCATGTATCCACTTGAAGACTTTGTGTCTATCCTCAGGCTAGTTTACAAATTACATGATAAAACTGCAGATTTACACCTGTGGATTAAACTCTCACTGTAGTTCTCTATTGATTACCAGGACACAGGAAGCAGCAGtgatttaaaccaatcagaaacaGTCAATGAGGACTTTTCTGATGCTTCTGTCAAAGGCCAGAAACTTCTCGGAGCGGCCAAAAGTCGGGACACATGCTCCATCCCGTGTGATATTACAGTCAAGCTGCTACGAGATGAGAAACATTCAATCTGTGGTAAaatgtctttctctttccttgTGTTATTGTTAAATCTATCATCAATATCTGTTGTtcagaatatgtgtgtgtgtgtgtgtgtgtgtgtgtgtgtgtgtgtgtgtgtgtgtgtgtgtacacaggcCAGTTACAGCAGTCTCTGTTGACATTTGGACGCAACACCCGAAAGCTGATTCGGGACGTGAtggaggagcagcagagagCTCTGGACATCCTTAGCAGTCAAGTAAAGTAGcatcttctttctctctctctcttaaagtTTCTAAGCTTTTGATTGGCTGGCTGCATGTACAGTAGTGTCACATTTCCAGGTCACAGAGCTGATGACCAAAGTGCAGACACTCAGCTCCGAAGTTCAGAGAAGCAACACGGAGATGTACTCCATCAAACCTGTGCAGTCCCATGGTAACTCACACAAACATGTGCGATGTCATAATATACAAGTCCCATAATGCAATCAATAGTATCGCTTTATTAAACCCTTCCTGCTCGGTAAACGGCCAGGTCTTTCAAATTCCACACCTCCAGTTTTGTAACACATCCTCATGATGAGAACACTGATCTTGATgtgtaaaaaggtttttcatgaCAACTTGACAAGTTGTTATTAAGATAATTCGGTCAATTTTTAAAGGGTTTACTGGCCTTATAGAAGTAGGAGAAAATTGTCAACAAATAAAGTAACATTTCAGCTTTCAGTATATATGAATGATTAAATCACCAAATACGTGGTTTTCACTGGTCaataatgtaaaatgtgttaCAGAAATACAGAATACATCCTTAGGTATGCATCTTCAGTGAACAAtagttttctttgtgatgaCAGAAGAGAGTGTGTTTGCTTTGATTAGGACAAGACTGCAGCGATATTAAGGACAATCTTTTGTCAGTCGTCCCCAAGATCCCCAGTGGTATTTACATTGTCCACCCAGAGAATACAGACTCTTCATTTGAGGTAGATGTACACTAATACTAATACTGTAAGTCATTCACCATCTGTCACTCAGTCGTCACTCACCACTCTAAAAACAACATGTGCTGCAGGTTTTCTGTGAAATGGATTACATGGGAGGCGGATGGACGGTGATGCAACGGAGGACTGATGGACTAACTGACTTCAAACGACCCTGGGCTGCTTACGTTGATGGCTTTGGAAACCTTGCAGGTTGTATGAAATTACTTTAGAAACTGATAGAAGCATGTTTTCTGTTAAGCTTTAATACCAAAATAAAGAGGAGGCTGAAGGGCTACCAGCTAATGTATACCCGGTGTGCTTGCTGACTGCTCAAGAACATCAGTTAACAATTTCGACCAAGCTGACTGTTTTTAAGatgcacattaacacacacactacatggCTAAAAATTTTACCCGATTGTGATTGTTGAGCAGTCTTCTTCTAAAAGACTTTCAACAAGATTTTGGAACCTTACAGAAGAGATTAGTTCCCATTCATCCAGAAGAGCGTCAGTAAGGTTGGGTGTTAAGCTCCGGCTCAGAGTTGGTGTTCCAGACAGTTCAAAGATTTTACATATGCAGTAGTTGAGGTCAGACCTCTGTGCAAGCCAGTCAAATTCTTGCACACCAAACTGGGAAACCTGTGTCTTTATAGACCTGGTTTTGTGTACAGGGGCATTGTCATGAGCCTTCCCCAAACTGTTTGCTATAACGTAAACTTTTCCATTGGCACAGTGCTTTGATTGGTTATTTCATTATGGTTATATATTGTGCTTGattgttttacttttcataAACTTGCTGCATGTTAAGACCAACTCCTCAGAAAGTTTTACAATGCCAGTAACATGGCTCAACTTCTACTATAATGttaaattatataaattataCGTTAAATTATAGAATGTTTGTTTCATGCACAGTATTTcaacaagtttatttttcaaccaTGAAGTATCCAGCTTGTTATATATCttgttacaaaaaaacaatgtagggaattttcatttaaaatgtaaacattttaagaAGCAATGTACAGCTGTCTTACTTTGAACAAACAC comes from the Etheostoma spectabile isolate EspeVRDwgs_2016 chromosome 13, UIUC_Espe_1.0, whole genome shotgun sequence genome and includes:
- the angptl5 gene encoding angiopoietin-related protein 5, encoding MMWTTTVLMLLLGPHLLSSTDTGSSSDLNQSETVNEDFSDASVKGQKLLGAAKSRDTCSIPCDITVKLLRDEKHSICGQLQQSLLTFGRNTRKLIRDVMEEQQRALDILSSQVTELMTKVQTLSSEVQRSNTEMYSIKPVQSHGQDCSDIKDNLLSVVPKIPSGIYIVHPENTDSSFEVFCEMDYMGGGWTVMQRRTDGLTDFKRPWAAYVDGFGNLAGEHWLGLRKVFHIVNQKDTRFQLHIALVSHDDVTTYASYDDFQLDNETEFFSIHLGRYAGSAGDAFRGYDQDQNQDTAPFSASDVDNDGCNPSCSIDNRTVESCSTQHNQTGWWFNQCGLANLNGCPKDEEQNQGLRTHILWDTWRQNGVPHIIKSVTMKVRRIATNN